The following are encoded together in the Apium graveolens cultivar Ventura unplaced genomic scaffold, ASM990537v1 ctg2599, whole genome shotgun sequence genome:
- the LOC141700616 gene encoding histone H3.3-like, producing the protein MARTKQTARKSIRGKVPRKPLTHKVARMRAPTTGAYRKPHRYRPGTVALREIRKYQKTTQLLILKLPFQRLVREIAQGIKSDLRFQSHAVLALQEASEAYLVGLFHDANLCLIHAKRVTIMPKDIQLARRIRGECA; encoded by the exons atGGCTCGTACCAAGCAAACTGCTCGTAAATCTATTCGAGGAAAGGTTCCTCGAAAGCCGCTCACACACAAG GTTGCTCGTATGCGTGCTCCAACAACTGGTGCCTATAGGAAGCCACATAGATACCGCCCTGGAACAGTTGCCCTTCG TGAGATCCGTAAGTATCAGAAGACTACTCAGCTTTTGATATTAAAACTTCCATTCCAGAGGCTTGTACGTGAAATTGCTCAAGGAATTAAG AGTGATTTGCGTTTCCAGAGCCATGCAGTCCTGGCTCTACAGGAGGCATCGGAGGCCTACCTGGTAGGCCTATTCCATGATGCCAACTTGTGTTTAATTCATGCTAAGCGGGTGACAATAATGCCAAAGGACATTCAGCTGGCAAGGAGGATCCGCGGAGAGTGTGCTTAA